In Atribacterota bacterium, a genomic segment contains:
- a CDS encoding MBL fold metallo-hydrolase, translating to MKIKWLGHSCFLITNNRGINILTDPFDETLGYKMTKEKINIITISHEHYDHNNTMGIKGKPVVLKGTVNRDTHKMFFKGIFSYHDSVYGKYRGNNTIFVIKTDEMVFCHLGDLGHLLENTQLEEINQVDILFIPIGGYYTINHTQADLVIEQVKPKIVLPMHYKTDAVKWSIDPLSFFLDKKQNIKMIGANFFEVDTQSLPEKTTIYVLNH from the coding sequence ATGAAGATAAAATGGTTGGGACATTCCTGTTTTCTTATCACCAATAATCGAGGTATCAATATACTTACTGATCCCTTTGATGAGACGCTGGGATATAAGATGACCAAAGAAAAGATTAATATTATTACCATCAGCCATGAACATTATGACCATAATAACACCATGGGAATTAAAGGAAAACCGGTTGTTTTAAAGGGAACTGTTAATAGGGATACCCACAAAATGTTTTTTAAAGGAATTTTTTCTTATCATGATAGTGTCTATGGAAAATATAGAGGGAATAATACTATTTTTGTTATTAAGACAGATGAAATGGTGTTTTGCCATCTGGGTGATTTAGGGCATTTACTGGAAAACACACAACTGGAAGAAATAAACCAGGTGGATATCTTATTTATTCCCATTGGCGGATATTATACTATTAATCATACTCAGGCTGACCTGGTTATTGAACAGGTTAAACCAAAAATAGTACTTCCCATGCATTATAAAACTGATGCTGTTAAGTGGTCTATTGATCCACTATCGTTTTTTTTAGATAAGAAGCAAAATATTAAAATGATTGGTGCAAATTTCTTTGAGGTAGATACTCAGTCACTTCCCGAGAAGACCACTATTTATGTCTTAAATCATTGA
- a CDS encoding HTH domain-containing protein: protein MPRKSIADLAYSILEENHRPMHYRKITEEIMKIKEIKAENPHHDVNALMGVDQRFVRYQRGIWGLIKWKYREANLPYTLTSYCLRNGTIFLTSYLKPYFSWHRDDSIINVIFIDSEGEEIKAVVDYRQKIISGFKEWYQKRKLGINDTILIGLIDEARKKYFVIVEKEIKYDTEKDMGDTIYQILHNEGKPLSFLQIYSEITKQEPEQRGLFERYIQNILQNDVRFVLINKEQWGLLEWLNEAEQLYLSLYYTDNPEAFYSSLQRCFEFLGYDTESGNEFQQKLFIARAVLAYKSYSLIITGLPGNYDINTIHSLDWEAMKKMKEKTNADSIILFSEKFMLQELIDRASEEGVQLYELSILDYIIKEHKRIPFSLLDLRIAFNPMHHSRNNLAKLKGLRENQWKNWQLIKIVINILQAARSKDNFMDISLLVKELDIMRNLLNNGNIDPIQVKNLITILSQEPFKLIELSESGSIILVYPDHLIQEKMNDIWHFIIGEQEIQYHEGRRDKKKE from the coding sequence ATGCCCAGGAAATCAATCGCTGATTTAGCTTACAGTATTCTTGAAGAAAATCATCGTCCTATGCATTATCGCAAAATTACTGAAGAAATAATGAAAATCAAGGAGATTAAAGCAGAAAATCCACATCATGATGTTAATGCTTTGATGGGAGTTGATCAGAGATTTGTAAGATATCAACGTGGAATTTGGGGACTGATAAAGTGGAAGTATCGAGAAGCTAACTTGCCCTATACTTTAACCTCTTACTGTCTACGTAATGGAACAATATTCTTAACCAGCTATTTAAAACCTTATTTTTCCTGGCACCGTGATGATAGTATTATAAATGTTATTTTCATTGACAGTGAAGGAGAAGAAATCAAGGCAGTGGTGGATTATCGTCAAAAAATAATATCTGGATTTAAAGAATGGTATCAAAAAAGAAAATTAGGTATAAATGATACTATTTTAATAGGTTTAATTGATGAGGCCAGGAAGAAGTATTTTGTTATAGTGGAGAAAGAGATTAAATATGATACCGAAAAAGATATGGGAGATACAATATATCAAATCTTGCATAATGAAGGCAAACCCCTTAGCTTTCTTCAAATTTATTCAGAAATAACCAAACAAGAACCTGAGCAAAGAGGTTTGTTTGAAAGGTATATTCAGAATATATTACAAAATGATGTTCGTTTTGTATTAATAAACAAGGAACAGTGGGGATTATTGGAATGGTTAAACGAGGCAGAGCAGCTCTATCTTAGTCTTTATTATACAGATAACCCGGAGGCTTTTTATAGCTCACTGCAAAGATGTTTTGAATTTTTGGGATATGATACGGAATCCGGCAATGAATTCCAGCAAAAATTATTTATTGCCAGAGCAGTACTTGCTTATAAATCCTACTCTTTAATTATTACCGGATTACCTGGAAATTACGATATTAATACCATTCATTCCCTTGACTGGGAAGCTATGAAAAAAATGAAAGAAAAAACAAATGCTGATTCCATAATTTTATTTTCAGAAAAATTCATGTTACAGGAATTAATTGATAGAGCCAGCGAAGAAGGAGTCCAATTGTATGAACTTTCTATCTTAGATTACATTATCAAGGAGCATAAACGAATTCCTTTTTCTTTGCTTGATTTGAGGATTGCCTTCAACCCAATGCATCACTCCAGAAATAACCTAGCCAAATTAAAAGGATTGAGGGAAAACCAATGGAAAAATTGGCAATTAATAAAAATAGTGATTAATATTTTACAAGCTGCCAGGTCCAAAGATAACTTTATGGATATAAGTCTATTGGTAAAAGAACTCGATATTATGCGTAATCTCTTGAATAACGGAAATATTGATCCGATTCAGGTTAAAAATTTAATCACTATATTAAGTCAAGAACCCTTTAAATTGATTGAATTATCAGAATCAGGTAGTATTATACTGGTTTACCCTGATCATCTTATTCAGGAGAAGATGAATGATATTTGGCACTTTATAATAGGTGAGCAGGAAATCCAGTATCATGAAGGTAGGAGAGATAAGAAAAAAGAATGA
- a CDS encoding gamma carbonic anhydrase family protein, with product MILKYRNKIPVIDETSLVAENATLIGEVYVGQYSSIWFSAVLRGDLDFISIGNFTNVQDGSIIHVAENLPTKIGNYVTIGHGAILHGCTVEDFALIGSGANILDEVIIEKNSIIAAGTVVTPKTLIPTNSMVMGIPGKVVRKITEKELSLLREHAESYVQLMNSYKGKQY from the coding sequence ATGATTTTAAAATACAGGAATAAAATCCCGGTAATAGATGAGACTTCTTTAGTAGCAGAAAATGCCACACTGATTGGGGAGGTATATGTAGGCCAATATAGCAGTATCTGGTTTTCGGCAGTATTGCGGGGTGATCTTGATTTTATTTCTATTGGTAATTTTACTAATGTACAGGATGGGTCAATAATCCATGTAGCAGAAAATTTACCCACTAAAATAGGAAATTATGTTACAATTGGACATGGAGCAATTTTACATGGTTGCACTGTTGAGGATTTTGCTTTAATTGGTTCAGGAGCCAATATCTTAGATGAGGTAATAATTGAAAAGAATTCTATTATTGCTGCCGGGACTGTCGTTACTCCCAAAACTTTAATTCCAACTAATTCTATGGTTATGGGAATTCCAGGAAAAGTGGTCAGAAAGATTACCGAAAAGGAACTTTCTCTTTTAAGAGAACATGCTGAATCTTATGTGCAACTAATGAATAGTTATAAAGGAAAGCAATATTAG
- a CDS encoding excinuclease ABC subunit UvrC, protein MDIIDKIRNLPEQSGVYLFKNRAGEIIYIGKANSLRNRVGSYFNRGNSHSVKVKQMIEQIDNIEYIITASEMEALLLESRLVKKNKPYFNIQLKDDKSYPFIQITRASSFPAIHLIRKSRKIVEKKALYYGPFTDVETTRKAVQKLRYIFKIRNCSKQKYDSGKSCLDYQIGLCSAPCAKKIEQDEYRKNVRECCLLLSGRHKSLLRNLRQEMKIAAQLMLYEKAAKIRDTVNMIEKVISQERISKSYQRKLNLYLRERTNKDSLRKVLRDLQEYLQLPTLPLSIEAYDISNIQGKIAVGSLVFFRGGIPDKKKYKHFKIKYKQGINDYAMMKEVLERRFDNYHLPKESLPDLILIDGGKGQLNIISKVLKELNLSLNLVSLAKREEQLFQPGEKEPILLPRNSEVFFLIQRIRDEAHRFAISYHKKLRSKIIKDSLIDFIPGIGEEKKKLLLSKFKSIDHIRNATTEELKELPGIGEKTAQKIKDILEVRYDFKIQE, encoded by the coding sequence ATGGACATAATTGATAAGATTAGGAATCTGCCTGAACAAAGTGGGGTATATCTATTTAAAAACCGTGCTGGTGAGATTATTTATATTGGAAAGGCTAATTCTCTGAGGAATCGCGTTGGTTCTTATTTCAACAGGGGTAATTCTCACTCAGTAAAGGTAAAACAAATGATTGAGCAGATTGATAATATAGAATATATTATTACCGCTTCAGAAATGGAAGCACTGCTTTTGGAAAGCAGATTGGTCAAAAAAAATAAACCTTATTTTAATATTCAGTTGAAAGATGACAAAAGCTATCCTTTCATCCAAATTACCAGAGCAAGTTCTTTTCCTGCTATCCATTTGATTAGAAAAAGTAGGAAAATTGTTGAAAAGAAAGCACTGTATTATGGTCCTTTTACCGATGTAGAAACTACCCGGAAAGCAGTTCAAAAATTAAGATATATTTTTAAAATCAGAAATTGTAGTAAACAGAAATATGATTCCGGGAAATCCTGCCTTGATTATCAAATTGGTCTGTGTTCCGCACCCTGCGCCAAAAAAATAGAACAGGATGAATACCGAAAAAATGTGAGAGAATGTTGTCTTTTATTGTCTGGAAGACATAAATCATTGTTGAGGAACTTAAGACAGGAGATGAAAATTGCGGCTCAATTAATGTTATATGAGAAGGCAGCCAAAATAAGAGATACTGTCAATATGATTGAAAAGGTCATCAGTCAGGAAAGAATAAGCAAATCTTACCAGAGAAAATTAAATCTCTATCTCAGGGAGAGAACAAATAAGGATTCTTTACGGAAAGTCCTTAGGGATTTACAAGAATATTTACAGCTACCAACATTGCCTTTATCCATAGAGGCCTATGATATTTCTAATATTCAGGGGAAAATTGCAGTTGGCTCTCTGGTATTTTTTCGGGGTGGAATACCTGATAAAAAGAAATATAAACATTTTAAGATTAAATATAAACAGGGAATCAATGATTATGCTATGATGAAAGAGGTTTTAGAAAGACGATTTGACAATTATCATCTGCCAAAAGAGAGCCTGCCTGATTTAATACTTATTGATGGGGGCAAAGGTCAATTGAATATTATATCGAAGGTATTAAAAGAATTGAATTTATCACTAAATCTGGTCTCCCTTGCCAAGAGAGAGGAACAACTGTTTCAACCCGGGGAAAAGGAACCCATTTTACTGCCCAGGAATTCTGAGGTATTCTTTCTGATTCAGAGGATAAGGGATGAAGCACATCGTTTTGCTATAAGTTACCATAAAAAATTACGGAGTAAAATAATTAAAGATTCATTAATTGATTTTATTCCGGGTATTGGAGAAGAAAAGAAAAAACTGCTTTTATCTAAATTCAAAAGTATTGACCATATCAGAAATGCCACTACTGAGGAACTGAAAGAACTTCCCGGGATTGGAGAAAAAACTGCTCAAAAAATAAAGGATATATTGGAGGTTAGGTATGATTTTAAAATACAGGAATAA
- the uvrA gene encoding excinuclease ABC subunit UvrA encodes MGRNKIVIKGAREHNLKNISLSLPRNKLIVITGLSGSGKSSLAFDTIYAESQRRYLESLSSYARQFLERIDKPDVDYIEGLSPSISIDQRKASKNPRSTVGTVTEIYDYLRLLYARIGIPHCPGCGRRITKQSIDQIIDQIMNFPYNTRIKILSPIIRSKKGEHKQIIDDIRKKGFIRLRIDGKMVDVDDDFNLARYQMHTIDVVVDRLIIKPEIKSRLSNSVETALHLSDGLVIILDEQDREYIFSEKFSCPYCGISLPEITPRIFSFNSPYGACPNCSGLGFKMEFDPDLVVPDKEKSILDGALVPWGFIKGRYLYHILLGVAKHYGFKLSTPFHKLTEEQQKVLLYGSGNTKISFEYHDLEEGNSWIHQNEFEGVINNLKRRYRETKSEYIRSEIQKFMTMNNCLVCKGKRLRPESLMVKIADYSIADLADMTVKELVYFFENLNLLEREAEISRQIRKEILNRLKFLMNVGLDYITLSRSSSTLAGGENQRIRLATQIGSSLTGVLYILDEPSIGLHQRDNSKLLKTLLQLRDQGNTVIVIEHDEETIRAADFIVDLGPGAGIHGGYVVAVGKEEHIMANQSSITGQYLSDKCQIPVPLKRRLGNGKSIKIIGARQHNLKNMDVSIPLGKFNCITGVSGSGKSTLIEEILYKALLRELYHSRVRPGDYDRLEGIENIDKVIIIDQSPIGKTSRSNPATYTGIFTPIRELFAKTSAARMRGYLPGRFSFNVKGGRCESCEGAGIVKIEMFFLPDVYIPCEVCKGQRFNRETLEIKYRDKNIAQVLDMTVEECKQFFENIPKIKKGLQTLIDVGLGYIKLGQSATTLSGGEAQRVKLAKELSKKSTGRTLYLLDEPTTGLHFDDVRKLLDVLNRLVDQGNTVLVIEHNMEVIKSADHIIDLGPGGGEEGGKIVFSGTPEEIANHPVSFTGQFLKKVLNETYHKDKLVLQEKGHGHN; translated from the coding sequence ATGGGAAGAAATAAGATTGTTATAAAAGGTGCCCGAGAACATAATTTAAAAAATATTTCTTTAAGCCTACCACGTAATAAGCTTATTGTTATTACCGGATTAAGCGGTTCTGGAAAATCATCGCTGGCTTTTGATACTATCTACGCTGAGAGTCAAAGACGTTATTTAGAATCCCTATCGTCTTATGCTCGGCAGTTTTTAGAGAGGATAGATAAACCAGATGTAGATTATATTGAAGGATTGTCACCATCAATCTCAATTGACCAAAGAAAGGCGAGCAAGAATCCCCGCTCCACGGTAGGAACTGTTACCGAAATTTATGATTATTTGCGTTTACTATATGCCAGAATCGGAATTCCCCATTGTCCTGGTTGTGGAAGAAGAATAACCAAACAGAGCATTGATCAGATCATAGATCAGATAATGAATTTTCCTTATAACACCAGAATAAAAATATTATCACCAATTATAAGATCAAAAAAGGGAGAACATAAGCAGATTATTGATGATATCAGGAAGAAAGGATTTATCAGATTGCGGATTGACGGTAAAATGGTTGATGTAGATGATGATTTTAATCTCGCTCGTTACCAGATGCATACCATTGATGTGGTTGTTGACCGCCTAATAATAAAACCTGAAATTAAAAGTAGATTAAGCAATTCTGTCGAAACAGCATTACATCTAAGTGATGGCTTAGTAATAATTCTGGATGAGCAGGATAGGGAATATATCTTTAGTGAGAAGTTTTCCTGCCCTTATTGCGGAATTAGCTTACCAGAAATTACTCCTCGCATTTTTTCTTTTAATAGTCCTTATGGTGCCTGTCCCAATTGTAGTGGACTGGGTTTTAAAATGGAATTTGATCCTGACCTGGTAGTACCAGATAAAGAAAAATCAATATTAGATGGCGCCTTGGTACCCTGGGGTTTTATTAAGGGAAGGTATTTGTATCATATTTTACTTGGAGTTGCAAAGCATTATGGATTCAAATTATCTACTCCTTTTCATAAATTAACTGAAGAGCAGCAGAAGGTCTTACTTTATGGCTCTGGAAATACTAAAATATCCTTTGAATACCATGATTTAGAGGAAGGCAATTCCTGGATACATCAGAATGAATTTGAAGGAGTTATAAATAATTTAAAGAGAAGATATCGAGAGACTAAATCTGAATATATTCGTTCTGAGATTCAAAAATTTATGACTATGAATAATTGTCTGGTCTGTAAAGGAAAGAGACTTCGACCAGAAAGTTTAATGGTAAAAATTGCAGATTATTCCATTGCCGATCTTGCCGATATGACTGTCAAAGAACTGGTTTATTTTTTTGAAAATCTTAATTTATTAGAGAGAGAAGCAGAGATTTCCAGACAGATTAGAAAAGAGATATTAAATAGATTAAAATTTTTAATGAATGTTGGTCTGGATTATATAACTCTTTCCCGATCTTCCTCAACCCTTGCTGGTGGTGAGAATCAGAGAATCAGATTAGCCACCCAGATTGGTTCTAGTTTAACTGGAGTTCTATATATTCTGGATGAGCCTTCTATTGGATTACATCAGAGGGACAATAGTAAATTATTAAAAACATTGCTACAGTTAAGGGATCAGGGTAACACAGTTATTGTAATTGAACACGATGAGGAAACGATTAGAGCTGCAGATTTCATTGTGGATTTAGGACCTGGTGCGGGAATACATGGTGGTTATGTTGTAGCTGTGGGAAAAGAAGAACATATCATGGCTAACCAATCTTCGATAACCGGTCAATATTTAAGTGATAAATGCCAGATACCAGTTCCGCTAAAGAGGCGCTTGGGCAACGGAAAAAGCATCAAAATAATTGGTGCCAGGCAGCATAACTTAAAAAATATGGATGTCAGCATACCTCTTGGTAAATTTAACTGTATTACCGGAGTTTCCGGTTCGGGGAAAAGTACTTTAATTGAAGAGATATTGTACAAGGCTTTACTGAGAGAATTGTATCACAGTAGGGTTAGACCCGGAGACTACGATCGACTGGAGGGCATTGAAAATATTGATAAGGTAATTATCATAGACCAGTCTCCTATTGGCAAAACATCGCGTTCTAATCCTGCCACTTATACCGGTATTTTTACTCCTATTAGAGAGTTATTTGCTAAAACCAGTGCTGCTAGAATGAGAGGGTATCTACCGGGAAGATTTAGCTTTAATGTCAAGGGGGGAAGGTGTGAGTCTTGTGAAGGTGCTGGAATAGTGAAAATTGAAATGTTCTTCCTTCCCGATGTATATATTCCCTGTGAAGTATGTAAGGGACAAAGGTTTAACAGGGAAACCCTGGAGATAAAATATCGAGATAAGAACATTGCCCAGGTATTGGATATGACTGTGGAGGAGTGTAAGCAATTTTTTGAAAATATTCCTAAAATAAAAAAGGGTCTACAAACCCTCATCGATGTTGGTTTAGGCTATATTAAATTAGGGCAATCAGCTACTACCCTCTCAGGAGGAGAAGCACAAAGGGTAAAATTAGCTAAGGAGTTAAGTAAGAAAAGTACAGGCAGGACATTATATCTGCTGGATGAGCCAACCACAGGCTTGCATTTTGATGATGTCAGAAAATTATTAGATGTTTTAAATAGATTGGTTGATCAAGGCAATACAGTACTGGTTATTGAACATAATATGGAGGTAATTAAATCTGCTGATCATATTATCGATTTAGGACCTGGTGGTGGTGAAGAGGGAGGAAAGATAGTTTTTAGCGGTACACCGGAAGAAATAGCTAATCATCCTGTCTCTTTTACTGGACAATTTTTAAAAAAGGTATTGAATGAAACTTACCATAAGGACAAACTTGTTTTACAGGAGAAAGGGCATGGACATAATTGA
- the uvrB gene encoding excinuclease ABC subunit UvrB, with the protein MSRKFQIISDYSPQGDQPEAILKICQGFQEGKDIQTLLGVTGSGKTYTMANIIQYLQLPTLVISHNKTLAAQLCSEFRRFFPNNAVGYFVSYYDYYQPEAYIPRTDTYIEKDASINEEIDRLRLLATASLLERNDVIIVSSVSCIYGLGSPTDFSQLVVLLEENQQLELEEVTKRLIDIQYERNDIEFQRGHFRVRGDILDIFPAYLENAFRIEFYGDNIEAIHEINPLTGHNIERKEKITIYPAKHFVTPQKRLEEAIKTIKIELADRLDYFQKKKKLLEAERLEQRTKYDLEMLSQFGYCTGVENYSRHLSGRKPGEPPATLLDYFPRPFFILIDESHVTIPQLRGMYAGDKSRKDSLVQFGFRLPSAYDNRPLVFHEFEKYLEKALFVSATPGRYEMNKSYQIVEQIIRPTGLVDPEVIIRPAQFQIDDLIAEIKKRVYQKERVLVTTLTKMMAESTAEYLQEINIKVRYLHSEIGTIERIKILKDLREGKFDVLVGVNLLREGLDLPEVSLVAILDADKEGFLRSETSLIQTMGRAARNINGTVILYCDKVTSSIQRAISETNRRRKIQLEFNHKNNIIPQTIQKPIDDMIYFEDLDQDEEIDREDKVSEGKTKYLPKSSLSALIKSLQGEMNQAAKELDFERAALLRDEIKRLKRERLIFK; encoded by the coding sequence ATGAGCAGAAAATTTCAAATCATATCTGACTATTCTCCCCAGGGGGATCAACCAGAAGCCATTCTGAAAATATGCCAGGGTTTTCAGGAAGGGAAAGACATCCAGACCTTACTCGGTGTTACTGGTTCAGGGAAAACATACACTATGGCTAATATCATTCAGTATTTACAATTACCGACCCTGGTTATTTCTCATAATAAAACACTGGCAGCTCAGCTTTGCAGTGAATTCAGACGGTTTTTCCCTAATAATGCAGTAGGTTATTTTGTCAGTTATTACGATTATTATCAACCAGAAGCATATATTCCCAGGACTGATACCTATATTGAAAAGGACGCCTCCATAAATGAAGAAATTGATCGATTACGCTTATTGGCAACTGCTTCTTTGCTGGAAAGAAATGATGTTATTATAGTGTCCAGTGTTTCCTGTATCTATGGTCTTGGTTCTCCCACTGATTTTTCTCAGCTGGTTGTATTATTAGAAGAGAATCAGCAATTGGAGTTAGAAGAGGTAACAAAAAGATTAATAGACATACAATATGAACGGAATGATATCGAATTTCAAAGAGGTCATTTTCGAGTAAGGGGAGATATTTTAGATATATTCCCAGCCTATCTGGAAAATGCCTTCCGAATTGAATTTTATGGAGACAATATAGAGGCAATTCATGAAATTAACCCCTTAACCGGACATAATATTGAAAGGAAAGAAAAGATTACTATATATCCAGCAAAACATTTTGTTACTCCCCAGAAAAGATTAGAAGAAGCAATTAAAACAATTAAAATAGAATTAGCAGATAGATTGGATTATTTTCAAAAAAAGAAGAAGTTGCTGGAAGCTGAAAGGTTAGAACAAAGAACAAAATATGATCTGGAGATGCTATCTCAATTCGGTTATTGTACTGGTGTTGAAAATTATTCCAGACATTTAAGCGGAAGAAAGCCGGGTGAACCACCAGCTACATTGCTGGATTATTTCCCCAGACCATTTTTTATTCTGATTGATGAATCACATGTGACCATACCTCAGTTAAGAGGAATGTATGCTGGAGATAAATCTAGAAAGGATAGCCTGGTACAATTTGGATTTAGATTACCTTCTGCTTATGATAATCGGCCATTGGTATTTCATGAATTTGAGAAATATCTGGAAAAGGCATTATTTGTATCTGCTACACCGGGAAGGTACGAAATGAATAAAAGCTATCAGATTGTGGAGCAGATAATAAGACCTACCGGACTGGTGGATCCGGAAGTAATAATAAGACCAGCTCAATTTCAGATTGATGATTTAATTGCTGAAATTAAAAAGAGAGTTTATCAGAAGGAAAGGGTGCTAGTCACAACTCTGACCAAAATGATGGCTGAAAGTACAGCTGAATATCTACAGGAAATCAATATTAAGGTTAGATATCTCCATTCCGAGATTGGTACCATTGAAAGGATTAAAATTTTAAAAGATCTAAGGGAAGGTAAATTTGACGTACTGGTAGGCGTTAATCTATTAAGAGAGGGCTTGGATTTACCCGAAGTGTCATTAGTAGCCATTCTTGATGCAGACAAAGAAGGTTTCTTACGTTCAGAAACCTCCCTGATTCAGACTATGGGTAGAGCTGCCCGGAATATTAATGGCACAGTTATCCTATATTGTGATAAGGTGACTAGTTCTATTCAAAGAGCTATATCAGAAACTAATCGTAGAAGAAAGATACAGTTAGAATTTAACCACAAAAATAATATTATTCCCCAGACTATTCAAAAACCTATTGATGATATGATTTATTTTGAAGATTTGGATCAGGATGAAGAAATTGATAGGGAAGATAAGGTGAGTGAGGGAAAGACAAAATATTTGCCCAAGAGTAGCCTGAGTGCCTTAATAAAATCCTTGCAAGGTGAGATGAATCAAGCAGCAAAAGAGCTTGATTTTGAAAGAGCAGCCTTGTTAAGGGATGAAATTAAAAGACTGAAGCGAGAGAGACTGATTTTTAAATAA
- the coaE gene encoding dephospho-CoA kinase (Dephospho-CoA kinase (CoaE) performs the final step in coenzyme A biosynthesis.), with translation MLIVGLTGGIVSGKSTVAEMFKQLGAQVIDADEIARTIVRPGEKAWQNIVEYFGKEILYDNREINRRELARIVFADKEKLEILNKITHPEVTAIINMKINQMRNNGNKELICIIEAPLLFEAHLEYMMNKIIVVYLSREEQLKRLLIRNSLTEEDAIKRIESQMPMEEKLQQADYVINNCFSLVQTKKQVRHLWQELKKSLAEEN, from the coding sequence ATGCTAATAGTTGGCTTAACAGGTGGAATTGTCTCTGGAAAATCAACCGTTGCTGAAATGTTTAAACAATTAGGAGCACAGGTAATTGATGCTGATGAGATTGCCCGTACAATCGTTCGTCCGGGAGAAAAAGCCTGGCAAAATATTGTGGAGTATTTTGGTAAAGAGATATTGTATGATAATCGGGAGATTAATCGCAGAGAATTAGCCAGGATCGTTTTTGCGGATAAAGAAAAATTAGAAATATTAAATAAAATAACTCATCCGGAAGTTACAGCAATTATAAATATGAAAATTAACCAGATGAGGAATAATGGTAATAAAGAGTTAATCTGTATTATTGAAGCGCCGCTATTATTTGAAGCTCATCTAGAATATATGATGAATAAGATAATTGTGGTATATCTCAGCCGGGAAGAACAATTAAAGAGACTTCTAATCAGGAATAGTCTCACTGAGGAAGATGCTATAAAGAGAATTGAATCCCAGATGCCTATGGAAGAAAAGCTTCAGCAAGCAGACTATGTCATTAATAATTGCTTTTCCCTTGTCCAAACTAAAAAACAGGTACGGCATTTATGGCAAGAATTAAAAAAATCACTTGCAGAAGAGAATTGA